Proteins encoded together in one Mycolicibacter minnesotensis window:
- the metH gene encoding methionine synthase — MEGTYVNATELNSSAPETFAPNIRPDCTDELTAALNSRIMVIDGAMGTAIQRDRPDEEGYRGDRFTEWPTALQGNNDLLTLTQPQIIEGIHREYLEAGADILETNTFNANAVSLADYDMADLSYELNYAGAALARKACDAFSTAEKPRYVAGAIGPTTRTASISPDVNDPGARNVSYDQLVAAYLEAANGLVDGGSDIIIIETIFDSLNAKAAVFAVETLFEQRGRRWPVIISGTITDASGRTLSGQVTEAFWNSIRHARPIAVGLNCALGAPEMRPYIAEMARIADTYVSCYPNAGLPNAFGEYDESPERQAGYIADFADAGLVNLVGGCCGTAPPHIAEIAKIVEGKPPRELPTLDVATRLSGLEPLNITDDSLFVNIGERTNITGSARFRNLIKAEDYDTALSVALQQVEVGAQVIDINMDEGMIDGVAAMDRFTKLIAAEPDISRVPVMIDSSKWEVIEAGLKNVQGKPIVNSISMKEGEEKFIREARLCRKYGAAVVVMAFDEQGQADNLERRKEICGRAYRILTEEVGFPAEDIIFDPNCFALATGIEEHATYGIDFIEGCAWIKENLPGVHISGGISNVSFSFRGNNPVREAIHAVFLFHAIKAGLDMGIVNAGSLVPYDSIDAELRDRIEDVVLNRRPDAAERLLEIAEKFNSSEKAEDPVAAEWRSLPVRERITHALVKGIDAHVDDDTEELRAEIAAAGGRPIEVIEGPLMDGMNVVGDLFGAGKMFLPQVVKSARVMKKAVAYLLPFIEAEKEAAGATADKDTNGTIVMATVKGDVHDIGKNIVGVVLQCNNYEVIDLGVMVPAQKILDAAKEHDADIIGLSGLITPSLDEMVNFAVEMEREGMEIPLLIGGATTSRAHTAVKISPRRSGPVVWVKDASRSVPVAAALLDDKQRPALLESTEADYASLRERHAQKNERPMVPLEKARANRTPIEWDGYTPPVPAIGVGVREFLDYDLAELREYIDWQPFFNAWEMKGRFPDILNNPASGEAARKLYDDAQEMLDALIKEKWLTANGVIGFFPANVVGDDIEVYTDETRTEVLTTLHNLRQQGEHRAGIPNRSLGDYIAPKETGLRDYVGAFAVTSGLGSGEKITEFKEALDDYSAILLESIADRLAEAFAERMHQRVRTELWGYQRDEQLDNEALIGEKYVGIRPAPGYPACPEHTEKATLWEMMDVHERTGIELTESMAMWPGAAVSGWYFSHPQSQYFVVGRLAQDQVADYARRKGWTLTEAERWLAPNLGYNPED; from the coding sequence ATGGAAGGGACGTACGTGAACGCCACTGAGCTGAACTCCTCGGCGCCCGAAACCTTCGCGCCCAACATCCGGCCCGACTGCACCGATGAGCTGACGGCCGCCCTGAACAGCCGGATCATGGTGATCGACGGCGCGATGGGCACGGCCATTCAGCGAGATCGCCCCGATGAGGAGGGCTACCGCGGAGATCGCTTCACCGAGTGGCCGACTGCGCTGCAGGGCAACAATGACCTGCTCACCCTGACGCAGCCGCAGATCATCGAGGGCATCCATCGCGAATACCTCGAGGCGGGCGCCGACATTCTGGAGACCAATACGTTCAACGCGAACGCGGTCTCGCTCGCCGACTACGACATGGCCGACCTCAGCTATGAGCTGAACTACGCCGGCGCGGCCCTGGCGCGCAAGGCCTGCGACGCGTTCAGCACCGCGGAGAAGCCCCGCTACGTGGCCGGTGCCATCGGGCCGACAACGCGGACCGCCTCGATCTCGCCGGACGTCAACGACCCCGGTGCCCGCAACGTCTCCTACGACCAGCTGGTGGCCGCCTACCTGGAGGCCGCCAACGGCCTGGTCGACGGTGGTTCCGACATCATCATCATCGAGACCATCTTCGACTCGCTCAACGCCAAGGCCGCGGTGTTCGCCGTCGAGACGCTGTTCGAGCAGCGCGGACGCCGTTGGCCGGTGATCATCTCGGGCACCATCACCGACGCGTCCGGTCGCACGTTGTCGGGTCAGGTCACCGAGGCGTTCTGGAATTCGATCCGGCATGCGAGGCCGATCGCGGTGGGCCTCAACTGCGCCCTGGGTGCTCCGGAGATGCGGCCCTACATCGCCGAGATGGCGCGGATCGCCGACACCTACGTGTCCTGCTATCCGAATGCCGGTCTGCCCAACGCCTTCGGCGAGTACGACGAGTCCCCGGAGCGGCAGGCCGGCTATATCGCCGACTTCGCCGATGCCGGCCTGGTGAACCTGGTGGGAGGGTGCTGCGGTACGGCGCCGCCACACATCGCCGAAATCGCCAAGATCGTCGAGGGCAAGCCACCGCGTGAGCTGCCCACACTCGACGTGGCCACCCGGCTCTCGGGCCTGGAACCGCTCAACATCACCGATGACTCGCTGTTCGTCAACATCGGTGAACGCACCAACATCACCGGGTCCGCCCGGTTCCGCAACCTGATCAAGGCTGAGGACTACGACACCGCGTTGTCGGTCGCGCTGCAGCAGGTCGAGGTGGGCGCGCAGGTCATCGACATCAACATGGACGAGGGCATGATCGACGGCGTCGCCGCGATGGACCGGTTCACCAAACTGATCGCGGCCGAGCCGGACATCAGCCGCGTCCCGGTGATGATCGACTCCTCCAAATGGGAGGTCATCGAGGCAGGCCTGAAGAACGTGCAGGGCAAGCCGATCGTCAACTCGATCTCCATGAAGGAGGGCGAGGAGAAATTCATCCGTGAGGCGCGGCTGTGCCGCAAGTACGGCGCCGCCGTGGTCGTGATGGCTTTCGACGAGCAGGGCCAGGCCGACAACCTGGAGCGCCGCAAGGAGATCTGCGGGCGGGCCTACCGGATCCTCACCGAGGAGGTCGGTTTCCCGGCTGAGGACATCATCTTCGACCCCAACTGCTTCGCACTGGCGACTGGCATCGAGGAGCACGCGACCTACGGCATCGACTTCATCGAGGGCTGCGCGTGGATCAAGGAGAACCTTCCCGGGGTGCACATCTCCGGCGGTATCTCGAACGTGTCGTTCTCGTTCCGGGGCAACAACCCGGTCCGAGAGGCCATCCACGCGGTGTTCCTGTTCCACGCGATCAAGGCCGGCTTGGACATGGGCATCGTCAACGCTGGGTCGCTGGTGCCCTATGACTCGATCGACGCCGAGCTGCGCGACCGGATCGAAGACGTGGTGCTCAACCGTCGCCCCGACGCCGCCGAGCGACTCCTGGAGATCGCCGAGAAGTTCAACAGCTCCGAGAAGGCTGAAGATCCGGTAGCGGCCGAGTGGCGCAGTCTGCCGGTCCGCGAACGCATCACGCACGCCCTGGTGAAGGGCATCGATGCCCACGTCGATGACGACACCGAGGAACTGCGGGCCGAGATCGCCGCCGCGGGCGGACGCCCGATCGAGGTGATCGAGGGCCCGCTGATGGACGGCATGAACGTGGTCGGCGACCTCTTCGGTGCGGGCAAGATGTTTCTGCCCCAGGTCGTGAAGTCGGCCCGGGTGATGAAGAAGGCCGTCGCCTACCTGCTGCCGTTCATCGAGGCGGAGAAGGAAGCGGCCGGCGCCACCGCGGACAAGGACACCAACGGCACCATCGTGATGGCGACCGTGAAGGGCGATGTGCACGACATCGGCAAGAACATCGTCGGAGTCGTCCTGCAGTGCAACAACTACGAAGTGATCGATCTCGGCGTGATGGTGCCCGCCCAGAAGATTCTGGACGCCGCCAAGGAGCACGACGCCGACATCATCGGTCTGTCCGGCCTGATCACCCCGTCACTGGACGAGATGGTCAACTTCGCGGTCGAGATGGAACGCGAAGGCATGGAGATCCCGCTGCTGATCGGCGGCGCCACCACCTCGCGAGCCCACACCGCGGTGAAGATCTCACCGCGCCGCAGCGGTCCGGTGGTCTGGGTCAAAGATGCCTCGCGGTCCGTTCCCGTGGCTGCCGCGCTGCTCGACGACAAGCAGCGGCCGGCCCTGCTGGAGTCCACCGAGGCCGACTACGCGTCGCTGCGGGAACGCCACGCGCAGAAGAACGAGCGGCCTATGGTGCCATTGGAGAAGGCCCGCGCGAACCGCACGCCGATCGAGTGGGACGGCTACACCCCGCCGGTGCCCGCTATCGGCGTCGGAGTCCGGGAATTCCTGGACTACGACCTCGCCGAGCTGCGGGAATACATCGACTGGCAGCCGTTCTTCAACGCGTGGGAGATGAAGGGCCGTTTCCCCGACATCCTCAACAATCCGGCCTCGGGAGAGGCGGCACGCAAGCTCTACGACGACGCCCAGGAGATGCTGGACGCCCTGATCAAAGAGAAGTGGCTGACCGCCAACGGCGTGATCGGCTTCTTCCCGGCAAACGTGGTCGGTGACGACATTGAGGTCTACACCGACGAGACCCGCACCGAGGTCCTGACCACGCTGCACAACCTGCGCCAACAGGGTGAGCACCGGGCCGGCATCCCCAACCGTTCGCTGGGCGACTACATCGCACCCAAAGAGACGGGCCTGAGGGACTACGTCGGCGCCTTCGCGGTCACGTCTGGGCTCGGCAGCGGAGAAAAGATCACCGAATTCAAGGAGGCGCTCGACGACTACAGCGCGATCCTGCTGGAGTCGATCGCCGACCGGCTGGCGGAGGCATTCGCCGAGCGGATGCACCAACGGGTCCGCACCGAGCTCTGGGGATACCAGCGTGACGAGCAGCTGGACAACGAGGCGCTCATCGGGGAGAAGTACGTCGGAATTCGCCCCGCCCCCGGCTACCCGGCCTGCCCCGAGCACACCGAAAAGGCGACGCTCTGGGAAATGATGGATGTCCACGAGCGGACCGGTATCGAGTTGACCGAGTCGATGGCGATGTGGCCCGGTGCCGCCGTCAGCGGCTGGTATTTCTCGCATCCACAGTCGCAGTACTTTGTGGTCGGCCGGCTGGCACAGGATCAGGTCGCCGACTACGCCCGGCGCAAGGGGTGGACCCTGACCGAAGCCGAGCGCTGGCTGGCCCCCAATCTCGGCTACAACCCCGAGGACTGA
- a CDS encoding HAD family hydrolase produces MRAVLCDMDGTLVDSEKLWDVAMHALYDHLGGVLTPEVRALTVGGSAPNTMRTVYEDLGLPLDPEAMAASTRWMHDFTGELFDAGLPWCDGARELLDELAAAAVPTALVTNTARMLTERALSSIGRHYFAVVVCGDEVPQGKPAPDPYLRAAQLLKLETRSCLAVEDSPTGAAAAEAAGCTVLVAPNAVPVPGGPRRHQVASLSGLSVGDLSRIHGELTGSARVAAGNRRDLR; encoded by the coding sequence CTGCGTGCGGTGCTGTGCGACATGGACGGCACCCTGGTGGACTCCGAGAAGCTCTGGGATGTCGCGATGCACGCGCTCTATGACCACCTGGGTGGCGTGCTGACCCCAGAGGTTCGAGCGTTGACGGTGGGCGGTAGCGCACCCAACACCATGCGCACGGTCTACGAGGATCTGGGCCTACCGCTGGATCCGGAGGCGATGGCGGCCTCGACGCGCTGGATGCACGACTTCACCGGCGAGCTGTTCGACGCCGGTCTGCCCTGGTGCGACGGAGCCCGTGAGTTGCTCGATGAGCTGGCCGCCGCGGCAGTGCCGACCGCATTGGTGACCAACACCGCGCGGATGCTGACGGAACGGGCGCTTTCCAGCATCGGGCGCCACTATTTTGCGGTCGTGGTCTGCGGTGACGAGGTGCCGCAGGGTAAGCCGGCCCCGGACCCCTACCTGCGTGCCGCGCAGTTGCTGAAGCTCGAGACGCGCTCGTGCCTGGCCGTCGAGGACTCACCCACCGGTGCCGCTGCCGCGGAGGCGGCCGGTTGCACGGTTCTGGTGGCACCGAATGCGGTTCCGGTCCCTGGCGGGCCACGACGGCATCAGGTCGCGTCATTGTCCGGGCTCTCCGTTGGGGATCTGAGCAGAATTCACGGCGAGCTGACCGGCTCGGCGCGGGTCGCCGCCGGAAACCGGCGTGACCTTCGCTGA
- a CDS encoding phosphoribosyl-ATP diphosphatase produces MKQSLLVKTFEELFAELGERAATRPAGSATVAALDAGVHTVGKKILEEAGEVWLAAEHESDDALAGEISQLLYWTQVLMISRGLTLSDVYGKL; encoded by the coding sequence ATGAAACAATCGCTGCTCGTGAAGACCTTCGAGGAGCTGTTCGCCGAGCTCGGTGAGCGTGCTGCCACCCGCCCGGCCGGCAGCGCCACCGTGGCCGCGCTGGACGCCGGGGTACACACCGTCGGCAAGAAGATCCTGGAGGAGGCCGGCGAGGTGTGGCTGGCCGCCGAGCATGAGTCTGACGACGCGCTGGCCGGTGAGATCAGTCAACTGCTGTATTGGACGCAGGTGCTGATGATCTCGCGCGGCCTGACGCTCTCCGACGTGTACGGCAAGCTGTGA
- the hisG gene encoding ATP phosphoribosyltransferase, whose amino-acid sequence MLRVAVPNKGALSEAAAAILSEAGYRSRTDAKDLTVIDPVNKVEFFFLRPKDIAIYVGSGELDFGITGRDLAAESGAPVAERLALGFGSSRFRYAAPAGREWVAADLAGKRIATAYPNLVRKDLAGKGIEATVIRLDGAVEISIQLGVADAIADVVGSGRTLRQHGLAAFGESLCDSEAVLIEGAQPNGRSAETAAARDQLAARVQGVVFGQQYLMLDYDCPRAVLDQATAITPGLESPTIAPLADPDWAAVRALVPRRGVNAIMDELAAIGAKAILASDIRFCRF is encoded by the coding sequence ATGTTGCGGGTGGCGGTCCCCAACAAGGGGGCGCTCAGTGAGGCGGCCGCGGCCATCCTGTCCGAGGCCGGCTACCGCAGCCGCACCGACGCCAAGGACCTGACCGTCATCGACCCGGTCAACAAGGTCGAGTTCTTCTTCCTGCGTCCCAAGGACATCGCCATCTATGTCGGTTCCGGGGAGCTCGACTTCGGGATCACCGGACGGGATCTGGCTGCCGAGTCGGGCGCGCCGGTGGCCGAGCGATTGGCACTGGGTTTCGGGTCCTCGCGATTCCGCTATGCCGCTCCCGCCGGACGAGAGTGGGTGGCCGCGGACCTGGCCGGCAAGCGGATCGCCACCGCCTACCCCAATCTGGTCCGCAAGGATCTGGCCGGCAAGGGGATTGAGGCCACCGTCATCCGGCTCGATGGGGCGGTGGAGATCTCGATCCAGTTGGGGGTCGCCGACGCGATCGCCGACGTGGTGGGTTCCGGCCGGACACTGCGTCAGCACGGACTGGCGGCTTTCGGTGAGTCGCTGTGCGATTCGGAAGCGGTGTTGATCGAGGGCGCGCAGCCCAACGGCCGTAGCGCCGAGACCGCCGCCGCCCGTGACCAGTTGGCTGCCCGGGTGCAGGGCGTGGTGTTCGGGCAGCAGTACCTGATGCTCGACTATGACTGCCCGCGTGCGGTCCTCGACCAGGCCACGGCGATCACCCCGGGCCTGGAATCACCGACCATCGCCCCACTCGCCGACCCGGATTGGGCCGCCGTTCGCGCGCTGGTGCCACGTCGCGGCGTCAACGCGATCATGGATGAGTTGGCCGCGATCGGGGCCAAGGCCATCCTGGCCTCCGACATCAGATTCTGCCGATTTTGA
- a CDS encoding DUF4126 family protein has protein sequence MTHFIVLVLALLIGAVAGLRALTAPAVMAWAAALHWINLDGTWAHWLSHPATVTVLTVLAVGELITDQLPSTPARTVPVQFGTRILLGGFSGAVLGTAWNFTWTSLGAGIIGAVIGTLVGFQLRRRLVAANGGHDLPIALLEDSVAVLGGLAIAALTAVV, from the coding sequence GTGACGCATTTCATCGTCTTGGTCCTCGCACTGCTCATCGGCGCTGTCGCCGGTCTGCGGGCCCTCACCGCGCCGGCCGTCATGGCCTGGGCGGCTGCGCTGCACTGGATCAACCTGGACGGCACTTGGGCTCATTGGCTCAGCCACCCGGCAACCGTCACCGTGCTCACGGTGTTGGCCGTCGGTGAACTGATCACCGACCAACTGCCCAGCACTCCGGCGCGCACCGTGCCCGTGCAGTTCGGTACCCGGATCTTGTTGGGCGGCTTCTCCGGTGCGGTACTGGGCACGGCCTGGAACTTCACCTGGACATCTCTGGGCGCGGGCATCATCGGTGCGGTGATCGGCACCCTGGTCGGTTTCCAGCTGCGCCGGCGCCTGGTTGCCGCCAATGGTGGCCATGACCTGCCGATCGCGTTGCTGGAAGACAGCGTCGCGGTGTTGGGCGGTCTCGCGATCGCCGCCTTGACCGCGGTGGTCTGA
- a CDS encoding thioesterase family protein: MTASYYRRVDDSGPDGVTYESSDLTRSNWGQLQHGSPPLAMLTREVEQLIAGSGQQIARLSLDILGAIPVAPVRVRARVQRPGRRIALLEAEMLTPGDDRPVARLSAWALARSDTTAVASDRHAPLTRGPALPPPAWFAQADGYATSVRWRVQPDAPDGTAIAWLSPQVHLVDGEPTTALQRLAMVVDSANGVGAVLNVNEYMFMNTDTVVHLHRMPVGTDFGLRARASIGPDGVGVTTADLFDDKGFVGTSAQALLVQRR, translated from the coding sequence ATGACCGCCAGCTACTACCGCCGGGTTGACGATTCTGGCCCCGATGGCGTGACCTATGAGTCCAGTGATCTGACCCGCAGTAACTGGGGTCAGCTGCAACACGGCTCTCCCCCGCTGGCAATGCTCACCCGAGAAGTGGAGCAGCTGATCGCCGGGTCGGGGCAGCAGATCGCTCGGCTGAGTCTGGACATTCTCGGGGCCATTCCCGTCGCGCCGGTACGGGTTCGGGCGCGGGTGCAACGGCCTGGCCGGCGAATCGCCCTGTTGGAGGCCGAGATGCTCACCCCCGGCGACGACCGGCCCGTGGCCCGGCTCAGCGCGTGGGCACTGGCCCGCTCCGACACCACCGCGGTGGCCTCCGACCGGCATGCTCCGCTGACCCGCGGGCCCGCATTGCCGCCGCCGGCGTGGTTCGCCCAGGCCGACGGTTACGCCACGTCCGTGCGGTGGCGCGTCCAGCCGGACGCGCCCGACGGCACGGCGATCGCGTGGCTGAGCCCACAGGTGCATCTGGTGGACGGTGAACCGACTACCGCCCTGCAGCGGCTGGCGATGGTGGTCGACTCCGCGAACGGGGTCGGCGCCGTGCTCAACGTCAACGAGTACATGTTCATGAACACCGATACCGTCGTGCACCTGCACCGGATGCCCGTCGGGACGGACTTCGGGCTACGGGCGCGCGCCTCCATCGGGCCGGACGGCGTGGGTGTCACCACCGCAGACCTGTTCGACGACAAGGGATTCGTCGGCACTTCGGCGCAGGCGCTGCTGGTGCAGCGGCGCTGA
- a CDS encoding RecB family exonuclease gives MSKPALSPSRAADFKQCPLLYRFRAIDRLPEPSTAAQLRGSVVHGALERLYALPAAQRGPDAARALVTPAWEHLLSTIPAISDGMDAEQLMAEARKLLTGYYRLEDPRRFEPQSCEQRVEVELTDGTLLRGFVDRIDVSPTGALRVVDYKTGRAPAATGRTSGAAEAKALFQMKFYAVALLRSRGVMPARLRLIYLADGQLLDYSPDHEELLRFEKTLVAIWQAIQNAGATGDFRPQPSRLCDWCAHRALCPAFGGAAPPYPGWPAESAA, from the coding sequence ATGAGCAAGCCGGCGTTGTCACCGTCGCGGGCGGCCGACTTCAAACAGTGCCCGCTGCTGTACCGGTTCCGGGCCATCGACCGGTTGCCAGAGCCGTCGACGGCCGCACAACTGCGCGGCTCGGTGGTTCACGGGGCGCTGGAGCGGCTCTATGCGCTCCCCGCGGCGCAGCGCGGCCCCGACGCCGCTCGTGCGCTGGTCACGCCGGCCTGGGAACACCTGCTCAGCACCATCCCGGCCATCTCGGACGGCATGGACGCCGAGCAGTTGATGGCCGAGGCACGCAAGCTGCTGACCGGCTACTACCGGCTGGAGGATCCCCGCCGCTTCGAGCCGCAGAGCTGCGAACAACGGGTCGAGGTCGAGCTCACCGACGGCACGCTGCTGCGCGGATTCGTCGACCGGATCGACGTCTCTCCGACGGGCGCGTTGCGGGTGGTGGACTACAAGACCGGCCGGGCGCCTGCCGCTACCGGCCGGACATCCGGAGCCGCCGAGGCCAAGGCACTGTTCCAGATGAAGTTCTACGCCGTCGCTCTGCTGCGCTCACGCGGCGTGATGCCCGCACGGTTACGGCTGATCTACCTGGCCGACGGTCAACTGTTGGACTACTCCCCCGACCACGAGGAGTTGCTTCGCTTCGAGAAGACGTTGGTCGCCATCTGGCAGGCCATCCAGAATGCCGGTGCCACAGGGGATTTCCGCCCCCAGCCGTCACGACTGTGTGACTGGTGCGCGCACCGCGCGCTGTGTCCGGCGTTCGGCGGGGCCGCGCCGCCCTACCCCGGCTGGCCAGCGGAGAGCGCGGCATGA